From a single Brassica napus cultivar Da-Ae chromosome C9, Da-Ae, whole genome shotgun sequence genomic region:
- the BNAC09G08290D gene encoding uncharacterized protein BNAC09G08290D: MSPPTLDQLHTYHAQERVIFSKLVLMFSRSPSESLLVMATWFWLENFGFEEIFSTIFALPDQLIASFANEAVSCFRCIESVHPPIGFDQIPLTSRYLQKHISLPMIYKYRYTAIAGIKTFLTTICSRIFSDILTQVLPYSSPPFSVPGLQYSLIIPGFPHPTFGNINVMRPDVVDGANTFNSNSSFLFPKGLWEWNDHCMESENDRTMFITFSRGFPVSKAEVKELFTNRFGEKCVVGVYMREDCVSSPNIIACNNDQQQPLFAKLVLDSVVTVDRILEGEKLQKFRINGKHIRARKYNEKKDRRTCFT; the protein is encoded by the coding sequence ATGTCACCTCCCACACTAGACCAACTACACACTTACCATGCCCAAGAGAGGGTGATATTCTCTAAACTGGTCCTAATGTTTTCAAGATCACCATCTGAATCACTCCTTGTCATGGCTACATGGTTTTGGCTTGAAAACTTTGGTTTTGAAGAAATTTTCTCAACCATCTTTGCTCTTCCAGATCAACTCATTGCATCTTTTGCTAACGAAGCTGTTTCTTGCTTTCGATGTATCGAGTCCGTTCATCCCCCAATTGGCTTCGACCAGATCCCTCTCACTTCAAGATATTTACAAAAACACATCTCACTTCCCATGATTTACAAATATCGATACACCGCCATTGCTGGAATCAAAACCTTTCTAACCACCATTTGTTCTAGAATATTTTCCGATATCCTTACACAAGTTCTTCCATATTCTTCACCACCATTTTCCGTCCCCGGATTACAGTACTCTCTGATCATACCTGGCTTCCCGCATCCAACTTTCGGAAACATCAACGTCATGCGACCTGATGTAGTTGATGGGGCTAACACCTTCAACAGCAACAGCTCATTCCTCTTCCCAAAGGGTCTTTGGGAGTGGAACGATCACTGCATGGAAAGTGAGAATGACCGAACGATGTTTATAACGTTTTCTCGTGGCTTTCCTGTGTCGAAGGCTGAAGTTAAGGAGCTTTTCACCAACAGATTTGGAGAAAAGTGTGTGGTAGGCGTTTACATGCGAGAAGACTGCGTAAGTTCACCTAACATAATTGCGTGTAATAATGATCAGCAACAACCACTGTTTGCAAAGCTGGTTTTGGACTCGGTTGTTACCGTGGATCGCATACTAGAAGGTGAGAAGCTCCAAAAGTTTCGGATCAATGGTAAACACATTAGGGCTCGTAAATACAACGAGAAGAAGGACAGACGTACTTGCTTCACCTAA